The following is a genomic window from Lujinxingia vulgaris.
GCGTCGCTGAGAGCCCGACTTTCGCCCCTACACAGACCTACGCCAGCGCCGACGCATTCGAGCCAAGGTGGACACGTGCCAAAGCTGATCTATCAGGATCCCGAGATCGGGACCGAGGTCATCGTTGAGATCAACTCGGAGGTTCCCGAAGTCACCATCGGGAGAAATCCGGGCAACATCATTCGTATCAACAACCCTTCGGTCTCCCGTCGACATACCAAGTTTGTCTACGAGAACGGCCGCTGCACCCTCTACGATCTCAACAGCTCCAACGGCACCTACGTCAACGGGATGCGCATCCAGAGCCAGGTGCTGGAGCATGGCGATCTTGTGCGCGTGGGTGAGTTCCCGCTGGAGTTTGCCGAAGAGCAGCCGGTGGTGAGCACCCAGGTCGAAGATCCGGGGATCGCCTCGATGGCCAAAGCCACCTCGATGGGGATGGGCTTTGGTATGGATGATTTCGGCCCCGAAGAGATCGAGCTCGACGCGTCATCGCTGGTCGAGGAGCACGAGCTCGACGATCAGCCGATGGTGTTGGGGGAGGAGGAGATTCACGAGGTGCTCGACCCCGACGAACTCTACCCGGAGCTTGAGCCGGAGTCCTTCGGAGACGACACCGTCGATGGGGGCGCTGAGATCGCCGCCAGCCTCGCCGCGCTGCGCGCGGCCGCTCAGGAGTCGGCCGGACCGGACGCTCACGAGCACACCCAGCGTGCCGATGGCCACGCGCTCAACCTCCAGAACTGGGAGCGGGAGTTCAGCAGTGGCGAGCATGAGCAGCCGCCGATGGACGCCGCCGCGCCTGTCGCAGCGCCGGTGGCTCAACCTGTCGCGCAGCCCGCCGCGCAGCCCGGCGGCGGCGCCCCTCCGCGCCAGAGCGTGGCGATGAGTGAGGCTGTGCCCGACGAGGAAGTCGAGGCGCTGCGCGCCGAAGTCGCCTCGCTCCGAGAGATGCTCGACGCCGGTGTCGCCGACTCCGAGGATATGCAGGTCGAGCGCCTGCGTGGGGAGCGTGATCGTCTGATGGACGAGCGCCGCACGCTGGTGCGCCAGCTCAACGAGACCCGCCAGGCGCTGGAGCAGGCGCCCACCGATGAAGCGATCGCCGAGGCTCAGGCCGCGCTCGACGCCGAGCGCCGTCGCGCCGAAGAGGCCGAGGCGCAGATCGACGCGCTCAGCCAGGAGTCCGCGTCCCGGGCGCAGGCGATCGAAGAAGCTTCCGCGCGCGAAGAGGCGCTCCAGGAGCAGCTCGAGGCCCTTCAGCAGGAGCTGCAGTCGCATCAGCAGGCTCAGGCGCTGGTGGATTCCGAGCGCGCCGAGCTCGGCAGCCAGGTCAGCGAGCTGCGCGATGAGATGCAGAGCTTTGAGGACCGCTACCATCAGGCGCTGCTGCGCATCGATGACGTCACCGAAGAACTCAGCGCGAGCCTCGCGAAAGTTGAAGAGCTCGAAGAGGCCGCGCAGATAGGCCAGGCCGAGCGCGACGCGTTGCAGTCGGAGCTGGCCGATCGTGTGCATGATCTGGAGCTTCGCGACGAGCGCATCGACGCGCTCAGCGCCTCGCTGGAAGCTGAGCAGCAGAAGGTCGCCGAGCTCAGCGCGACCATCGAAGCGCTCAATGAAGAGCTCTCGCGCCGCCCGCCGGAAGATGAGGCCAACGCGCTTCTGGCGCGCGCCACAACTCTCGACGCCGACCTTGTGGCCATGACCTCGGCGCGCGACGACCTTCAAGCCCAACTCAACGAGACCAACGCCGAGTTGACCCGGCAGCGCCAACTTCTCGAAGACCTTGAAGCGCGCCATAGCCGGGTCGCCGCCGAGCGCGACCAGGTCACCCGGGAGCGCGATGGGCTCAAGCAGGAGAAGGCCGCCTTCGCCCGTGAGACCGACTACCTGCAGGTTGAGCGCCGCAAACTCGGCGACGAGAATCAGTCGCTTAAGGCCCGTGTCGAGGAGCTTGAGAAAGATCGCAAACGCAAGCGCAAGATCTTCGAAGAGCTCTCCGGCGACCTTCGCGGGTTGGTCGAAGAGAACGACCGCCTGGGCGGCGAGCTCGCGAAAGCGAAGGAAAACCTCGAGCAGGCACCCACTGGCGAGGCGCTTGAGGCGTTGAGGCAGGAACTCGCCGAGCGCGAAGAGCTCATCACCTCACTCTCCGCCCAGATCGAGGAGCTGGAGAGCGACGCCTCAAACCTCACTCGCGATCTGGGGCAAATCGCCGAGGAGCGCGACGCGCTGGCCGAGCGTGAAACCGAGCTCCGAGAGCAACTCGAGGCCGCCCGGGCCGCCCAGAGCGCCGACTTTGAGGAAGGCGAAGCGCTGGAGGCGTTGCGCGAAGAGATGGCCGAGCTGCAGTCCCAGCTTGAGACCGCTCAGACCGACCTGGAAGAGGCGCGCCAGGCCGCTGCCGAGGCCGCCGAAGCCGCCGAGGCAGGAGCAGGTACCGACGCCGAGAGCGCTGAAGAATTGGCGGAACTTAAAGCGGAACTTGAGAGCGCCCGCGAGCAGATCGCCGGCTTTGAAGAGGAGCGCGACGCCCTCACAGCCCGCCTGGCCGAACTTGAAGCAGAGCTTCAGGCCCGCGACGAAGCGAGCGAGGAGGACGGGAAGGGCGGTGCTTCGGACGATGGCGAGCTGGCCAGACTCGTCGACGAGAAGACCGCGCTGGAGGCCACGCTGGCCGAGATCATCCTGGAGCGCGACCGTCTCGAAGATCAGCTCCGCCAGCTCGCTGAGGCCTGAGCGCTCAGAGCTCCCAGAGCGTGAGCACTCCCAGGTGATCGGAGGCTTCGGCGTTCTCCAGTACCCGGTGGGCCAGGGCGCGCGCGCCCTGGCCCAGCACAAAGTCGATGCGCCGGTCGGGCTGATGGGCCGGGAAGGTCTCGACGGCCTCCGGCGCGCCCGGATCCTCGCAGATTTCCACCAGCGCCTGCAGCCACTCGGTGCGCTCGGGCTCGTTGAAATCCCCCATCACAAAACGTGCGATCGGCGCGTCGTCCGCCCCACAGATGGGCGCCGCGCAGATGCGCTCGCGCAGCACCTCGCCCTGCTGCGGGCGATCGTCGACCAGGTACGAGAGGTGCGTGCACCACACCTCCACCGGACCGGCCGGGCTCTCAATGAGCGCGCGAGCCAGGCGCCGCGGCTCGTCACGAAGTTGCGGAAGCGGGTCGATGGCGACCTCCAGAATCGGCCAGCGACTCAAAATCGCCTGGCCGTAACGCGCCGGCTCCTGGCCGGGGCGCTCCTCGATGATCGCCGGGATAAAGACGTGATGCTCAAGCCCCGTCAGCGCGCTGAGCCGCGCGGCGGAATCGCCCGCAGGCCCCATCTTCCAGTGATGCCCAACCTCCTGAAGCGCCACGACATCGGCGCCGGCCTGCTCAATGACCTTTGAGATGGCCCAGAGCCCCTGCTGAATGCCCAGGCGGATGTTGTAGGTCATCATACGAAGTTGGTGTGGCATCGAAGCCTCCCGACGTTGGTGGGGGTGGGGAAGTGTGCTAGGGCTCGGAGGTGGTTCAGGCAACTCAAGGGGCTCTCCAGGTTGAGCCCGACGACGCGGAGAGAAGTATGGTGGAGAGGCGGTCGGAAGGGAAGAAGTCGCACGGGGCGTTTCGCTCGGTGCCAAAAACCGGCGTGATCTATGTGATGAGCGAGGCCGGCCGCCACGGCTACCGCCCCGGTGACCCGGGCTGGACCAACCTCGGCCAGGGCCAGCCCGAGACCGGCATGCTTGAGCATGCCCCGGCGCGCATCGACGCCATCAGCATCACCGAAGATGATCACGAATACTCTCCGGTCACCGGATTGTGGGAGCTTCGCGAGGCGGTGGCCGACCATTACAACCGCCGCTACCGCCGAGGCATGGCCAGCCAGTACTCCGCCGAAAACGTGGCCATCTGCGGCGGTGGGCGCACCGCGCTCTCTCGCCTGGCCGCAGCGCTCGGGCCGATCAACCTGGGGCATTTCCTGCCCGATTACACCGCGTACGAAGAGCTCCTGGACCTTTTTCGTCTCTTTAACCCTATCCCCATTTTGCTCGACCCCCGTCGCGGCTACGCGTTCAGCGCGGGAGAACTCGAAGACGAGATCAAGGGGCGCGGGCTCTCGGCGATTTTGCTCTCCAACCCCTGCAACCCCACCGGGAAGCTGGTCGGTGGCGATGAGCTTGGCCAGTGGCTGCGCGTGGCGCGCGAGCTCGACTGTGCCATGATCTTCGATGAGTTCTACAGCCACTACGTCTGGGGCAAGTCCATTGAGGAGGCCACCGCGGCGCGCTACGTCGAAGACGTGGAGCGCGACCCGGCGGTGATCGTCAACGGCCTGACCAAGAGCTGGCGCTACCCGGGCTGGCGCCTCTCCTGGACGGTGGGCCCGAAGAAGGTCATTGAGCGCGTGGCCAGCGCCGGCAGCTTCCTCGACGGCGGCGCCGCACGCCCCCTGCAGCGAGCGGCGGTGAAGCTGCTCGACGATGAGGTCACCGACGCCGAGATCCTCGCGATTCGCGAGCGCTTCGCCGCCAAGCGCCAGATGATGATGTCGCGCCTGCAGAAGATGGGCATCAAGCTCGACCTGCCCGCCCAGGGCACCTTCTACGTCTGGGCGAACTTAAGCGAGCTTCCCCCCGGGCTGCGCGACGGGATGGACTTCTTTTCGCAGGCCCTCAAACGTCAGGTGATCTGCGTGCCCGGTGAATTCTTTGACGTGAACCCGGGCCAGCGCCGCGCCAACCGCTACAGCCGCTTTAAAAACTACGTGCGCTTTAGCTTCGGGCCGCCCCAGGCAGAGCTTGAGGCGGGGCTGGACCGTCTGGAGCAGATGATCGCCGAGGTGGCTCAAGCCCAGACGGTAGGCGCCTGATCGACGGGTTCCGAGTCTCAATGGGGCTTTGCAATCGGGAGTTCAAAGCAGAAGCGTGTGCCCCGGCCGACCTCGCTCTCGACGCTTAATTCGCCACCGTGCTCCTCGATGATCTGCTGGGTCATCGGGAGCCCCAGGCCGGTGCCCTGCGATTTGGTGGAGAAGAAGGGCTCAAAGAGGCGCTCCAGCCCGTCGGGGGGGATGCCTTCGCCTTGATCTTCGATCGCGACGCGGGCCACACCATCGACGCGGGCCACCCGCACCACCACTTCATCGCCGGGGGAGCTGGCTTCGACGGCGTTCTTAATGAGGTTGAGCAGCGCCTGTCGCATCTGGTTGGCGTCGGCCTCCACCCGGAGTGGGGTGTCGTCGATGATTACGACCACCTCCACGCCATGCTGGCTCCACTCCCACTGGTGGAAGTCGATGAGCCCCTGAACGATATCATCGAGGTTTTCGGCCTGGGTCTTCGGCGAGGGCAGGCGCGCGTAGATCAGATACTCCTCGGTGATGTCGCGCA
Proteins encoded in this region:
- a CDS encoding pyridoxal phosphate-dependent aminotransferase, whose protein sequence is MVERRSEGKKSHGAFRSVPKTGVIYVMSEAGRHGYRPGDPGWTNLGQGQPETGMLEHAPARIDAISITEDDHEYSPVTGLWELREAVADHYNRRYRRGMASQYSAENVAICGGGRTALSRLAAALGPINLGHFLPDYTAYEELLDLFRLFNPIPILLDPRRGYAFSAGELEDEIKGRGLSAILLSNPCNPTGKLVGGDELGQWLRVARELDCAMIFDEFYSHYVWGKSIEEATAARYVEDVERDPAVIVNGLTKSWRYPGWRLSWTVGPKKVIERVASAGSFLDGGAARPLQRAAVKLLDDEVTDAEILAIRERFAAKRQMMMSRLQKMGIKLDLPAQGTFYVWANLSELPPGLRDGMDFFSQALKRQVICVPGEFFDVNPGQRRANRYSRFKNYVRFSFGPPQAELEAGLDRLEQMIAEVAQAQTVGA
- a CDS encoding FHA domain-containing protein, whose protein sequence is MPKLIYQDPEIGTEVIVEINSEVPEVTIGRNPGNIIRINNPSVSRRHTKFVYENGRCTLYDLNSSNGTYVNGMRIQSQVLEHGDLVRVGEFPLEFAEEQPVVSTQVEDPGIASMAKATSMGMGFGMDDFGPEEIELDASSLVEEHELDDQPMVLGEEEIHEVLDPDELYPELEPESFGDDTVDGGAEIAASLAALRAAAQESAGPDAHEHTQRADGHALNLQNWEREFSSGEHEQPPMDAAAPVAAPVAQPVAQPAAQPGGGAPPRQSVAMSEAVPDEEVEALRAEVASLREMLDAGVADSEDMQVERLRGERDRLMDERRTLVRQLNETRQALEQAPTDEAIAEAQAALDAERRRAEEAEAQIDALSQESASRAQAIEEASAREEALQEQLEALQQELQSHQQAQALVDSERAELGSQVSELRDEMQSFEDRYHQALLRIDDVTEELSASLAKVEELEEAAQIGQAERDALQSELADRVHDLELRDERIDALSASLEAEQQKVAELSATIEALNEELSRRPPEDEANALLARATTLDADLVAMTSARDDLQAQLNETNAELTRQRQLLEDLEARHSRVAAERDQVTRERDGLKQEKAAFARETDYLQVERRKLGDENQSLKARVEELEKDRKRKRKIFEELSGDLRGLVEENDRLGGELAKAKENLEQAPTGEALEALRQELAEREELITSLSAQIEELESDASNLTRDLGQIAEERDALAERETELREQLEAARAAQSADFEEGEALEALREEMAELQSQLETAQTDLEEARQAAAEAAEAAEAGAGTDAESAEELAELKAELESAREQIAGFEEERDALTARLAELEAELQARDEASEEDGKGGASDDGELARLVDEKTALEATLAEIILERDRLEDQLRQLAEA
- a CDS encoding endonuclease/exonuclease/phosphatase family protein — its product is MPHQLRMMTYNIRLGIQQGLWAISKVIEQAGADVVALQEVGHHWKMGPAGDSAARLSALTGLEHHVFIPAIIEERPGQEPARYGQAILSRWPILEVAIDPLPQLRDEPRRLARALIESPAGPVEVWCTHLSYLVDDRPQQGEVLRERICAAPICGADDAPIARFVMGDFNEPERTEWLQALVEICEDPGAPEAVETFPAHQPDRRIDFVLGQGARALAHRVLENAEASDHLGVLTLWEL